Proteins encoded together in one Macadamia integrifolia cultivar HAES 741 chromosome 8, SCU_Mint_v3, whole genome shotgun sequence window:
- the LOC122086487 gene encoding ubiquitin C-terminal hydrolase 12 isoform X5, which produces MYKIISPSQSLNLISEDEEMLVPHSDFADGPQPMEVAQAETASTVENQPVEDPPSSRFTWTIENFTRLNAKKHYSDVFFVGGFKWRVLIFPKGNNVDHLSMYLDVADSVNLPYGWSRYAQFSLAVINQIHNKYTVRKDTQHQFNARESDWGFTSFMPLSELYDPGRGYLVNDTVIVEAEVAVRRVVDYWTYDSKKETGYVGLKNQGATCYMNSLLQTLYHIPYFRKAVYHMPTTENDMPSGSIPLALQSLFYKLQYSDNSVATKELTKSFGWDTYDSFMQHDVQELNRVLCEKLEDKMKGTVVEGTIQQLFEGHHMNYIECINVDYKSTRKESFYDLQLDVKGCRDVYASFDKYVEVERLEGDNKYHAEQHGLQDARKGVLFIDFPPVLQLQLKRFEYDFMRDTMVKINDRYEFPLQLDLDRENGKYLSPDADRRVRNLYTLHSVLVHSGGVHGGHYYAFIRPTLSDQWFKFDDERVTKEDVKRALEEQYGGEEELPQTNPGFNNTPFKFTKYSNAYMLVYIRESDKDKIICNVDEKDIAEHLRIRLKKEQEEKEHKKKEKAEAHLYTIIKVARNEDLVEQIGRDIYFDLVDHDKVRSFRIQKQMPFTLFKEEVAKDFGIPVQFQRFWLWAKRQNHTYRPNRPLTHQEEQQSVGQLREVSNKAHNAELKLFLEVELGLDLRPIPPPDKTKEDILLFFKLYDPEKEELRFVGRIFVKGTGKPVDILTRLNEMAGFAANEEIELYEEIKFEPSVMCEHIDKKLTFRSSQLEDGDIICFQKSSPVDSDEQYRYPDVPSFLEYVHNRQVVHFRSLEKPKEDDFCLELSKLNTYDDVVERVARQLGLDDPSKIRLTSHNCYSQQPKPQPIKFRGVEHLSDMLVHYNQTSDILYYEVLDIPLPELQGLKTLKVAFHSAVKDEVVIHSIRLPKQSTVADVINDLKTKVELSHPNAELRLLEVFYHKIYKIFPPSEKIENINDQYWTLRAEEIPEEEKNLGPHDRLIHVYHFTKDTSQNQMQVQNFGEPFFLIIHEGETLAEVKVRIQKKLQVPDEEFTKWKFAFLSLGRPEYLQDSDIVSSRFQRRDVYGAWEQYLGLEHSDSAPKRAYAANQNRHTFEKPVKIYN; this is translated from the exons ATGTATAAAATAATCTCTCCCTCTCAAAGTCTCAACCTAATATCG GAAGACGAAGAGATGTTGGTCCCTCATTCGGATTTCGCCGACGGTCCCCAGCCAATGGAAG TTGCACAAGCGGAGACTGCCAGTACAGTTGAGAACCAGCCAGTTGAGGATCCTCCGTCTTCGAGATTCACGTGGACGATTGAAAACTTTACTAGGTTGAACGCCAAGAAGCACTACTCTGATGTTTTCTTTGTCGGCGGTTTTAAATG GCGGGTGCTCATTTTTCCCAAGGGAAACAACGTGGACCATTTGTCCATGTATCTAGATGTAGCTGATTCGGTGAATTTGCCTTATGGATGGAGTAGATATGCCCAATTCAGCTTGGCTGTGATTAATCAAATCCATAACAAATACACAGTTAGAAAAG ACACACAGCATCAATTCAATGCTCGAGAGAGTGACTGGGGTTTTACGTCGTTCATGCCTCTCAGTGAACTGTATGACCCTGGTAGAGGATATCTTGTGAATGATACGGTCATTGTTGAAGCTGAGGTTGCTGTCCGAAGGGTTGTGGATTACTGGACCTACGACTCCAAAAAGGAAACAGGTTATGTTGGACTCAAGAACCAAGGGGCAACCTGTTACATGAATTCTCTCCTCCAAACTCTGTATCATATCCCCTATTTTAGAAAG GCTGTTTACCATATGCCAACAACTGAGAATGATATGCCATCGGGGAGCATCCCTCTGGCTCTACAGAGCTTATTCTATAAGCTTCAGTACAGTGACAACAGTGTTGCAACAAAAGAGCTGACCAAGTCTTTTGGATGGGACACATATGATTCATTCATGCAACATGACGTCCAAGAACTTAATAGAGTTCTTTGTGAAAAGCTGGAAGATAAAATGAAG GGAACTGTAGTGGAGGGTACAATACAACAGTTGTTCGAAGGGCACCATATGAACTACATTGAATGCATCAATGTGGACTACAAGTCTACAAGAAAGGAGTCATTTTATG ACCTTCAGCTTGATGTCAAAGGCTGTCGAGACGTTTATGCTTCTTTTGATAAGTACGTGGAAGTTGAACGCCTTGAGGGTGATAACAAGTATCATGCTGAGCAACATGGATTGCAG GATGCTAGGAAGGGTGTCCTGTTCATTGATTTCCCTCCTGTCCTTCAGCTTCAGCTAAAACGGTTTGAGTATGATTTCATGCGGGACACTATGGTTAAG ATAAATGACCGTTATGAGTTCCCTCTGCAATTAGACCTCGATAGAGAGAATGGAAAATATTTGTCGCCTGATGCAGATCGTAGAGTTcgcaacctctatacccttcaCAG TGTTTTGGTTCACAGTGGCGGGGTGCATGGTGGACATTATTATGCTTTTATCAGGCCAACCCTTTCTGATCAATG GTTCAAGTTTGATGATGAACGGGTAACAAAAGAAGATGTGAAGAGGGCCTTGGAGGAGCAGTATGGCGGTGAGGAAGAG TTACCTCAGACAAATCCTGGCTTCAACAACACACCATTTAAGTTTACGAAGTATTCCAATGCATACATGCTTGTGTATATACGTGAAAGTGACAAAGATAAAATAATTTGTAACGTGGATGAGAAGGACATAGCTGAACACCTTAGG ATAAGGCTgaagaaagaacaagaagaaaaggagcacaagaaaaaggaaaaagcagAGGCACACCTTTATACCATCATAAAG GTTGCACGGAATGAGGATCTTGTTGAGCAGATTGGGAGGGATATTTATTTTGATCTTGTGGATCATGACAAAGTCCGGAGCTTCCGTATTCAAAAACAAATGCCTTTTACTCTTTTCAAG GAAGAGGTTGCTAAAGATTTTGGCATACCAGTGCAATTCCAGCGCTTTTGGCTGTGGGCAAAGCGGCAAAACCATACTTATCGTCCAAACCGGCCATTAACTCACCAGGAAGAGCAACAATCT GTTGGACAATTGAGGGAGGTTTCGAATAAAGCGCATAATGCGGAACTAAAGTTATTCTTGGAAGTGGAGCTTGGGCTG GATTTGCGTCCTATTCCTCCACCCGACAAGACAAAAGAGGATATTCTGCTTTTTTTCAAGCTATATGATCCTGAGAAGGAGGAGCTCCG GTTTGTTGGAAGGATTTTTGTTAAGGGTACTGGCAAGCCTGTGGATATCTTAACAAGGCTTAATGAAATGGCTGGCTTTGCCGCGAATGAGGAAATTGAGCTTTATGAG GAAATTAAGTTTGAGCCTAGTGTCATGTGTGAACATATTGACAAGAAACTCACATTTCGATCTAGCCAG CTTGAGGATGGGGACATTATTTGTTTCCAGAAATCTTCTCCTGTTGACAGCGATGAACAATACCGATATCCTGATGTTCCATCATTTTTGGAATATGTACATAATCGCCAG GTTGTTCATTTCCGATCTCTTGAGAAGCCAAAGGAGGATGATTTTTGTTTGGAGCT GTCAAAGCTTAACACATACGATGATGTCGTGGAAAGAGTTGCTCGCCAACTTGGCTTGgatgatccatccaaaattaGGCTCACATCCCACAATTGTTACTCTCAGCAGCCTAAACCCCAACCAATCAAGTTCCGGGGGGTGGAGCATTTATCAGACATGCTGGTCCACTACAATCAG ACTTCCGATATCTTGTATTATGAAGTATTGGATATCCCTCTGCCTGAATTGCAAGGCTTGAAAACTTTGAAAGTTGCTTTTCATTCGGCTGTAAAGGATGAG gTGGTCATTCATAGTATAAGACTTCCGAAACAGAGTACAGTTGCAGATGTAATTAATGACCTAAAAACTAAG GTCGAGCTGTCTCATCCCAATGCCGAACTCCGATTGCTTGAAGTGTTCTATCACAAGATCTATAAG ATCTTTCCCCCCAGTGAAAAGATAGAGAACATAAATGATCAGTACTGGACATTGCGAGCTGAGGAG ATTcctgaagaagagaagaacctTGGCCCTCATGACCGCTTGATTCATGTTTACCACTTCACAAAAGATACTTCCCAAAACCAGATG CAGGTTCAGAACTTTGGAGAGCCCTTTTTCCTGATCATTCATGAAGGCGAGACTTTAGCTGAAGTTAAAGTGCGTATACAGAAGAAATTGCAGGTTCCAGATGAGGAGTTCACCAAG TGGAAATTTGCATTTTTGTCATTGGGTCGTCCTGAGTATCTTCAAGATTCTGACATTGTATCCAGTCGTTTTCAG AGAAGAGATGTTTATGGAGCTTGGGAGCAGTATCTTGGACTGGAGCACTCTGACAGTGCTCCTAAAAGGGCTTATGCAGCTAATCAG AACCGTCATACATTTGAGAAGCCGGTAAAAATCTACAACTAG
- the LOC122086487 gene encoding ubiquitin C-terminal hydrolase 12 isoform X11 — MLVPHSDFADGPQPMEVAQAETASTVENQPVEDPPSSRFTWTIENFTRLNAKKHYSDVFFVGGFKWRVLIFPKGNNVDHLSMYLDVADSVNLPYGWSRYAQFSLAVINQIHNKYTVRKDTQHQFNARESDWGFTSFMPLSELYDPGRGYLVNDTVIVEAEVAVRRVVDYWTYDSKKETGYVGLKNQGATCYMNSLLQTLYHIPYFRKAVYHMPTTENDMPSGSIPLALQSLFYKLQYSDNSVATKELTKSFGWDTYDSFMQHDVQELNRVLCEKLEDKMKGTVVEGTIQQLFEGHHMNYIECINVDYKSTRKESFYDLQLDVKGCRDVYASFDKYVEVERLEGDNKYHAEQHGLQDARKGVLFIDFPPVLQLQLKRFEYDFMRDTMVKINDRYEFPLQLDLDRENGKYLSPDADRRVRNLYTLHSVLVHSGGVHGGHYYAFIRPTLSDQWFKFDDERVTKEDVKRALEEQYGGEEELPQTNPGFNNTPFKFTKYSNAYMLVYIRESDKDKIICNVDEKDIAEHLRIRLKKEQEEKEHKKKEKAEAHLYTIIKVARNEDLVEQIGRDIYFDLVDHDKVRSFRIQKQMPFTLFKEEVAKDFGIPVQFQRFWLWAKRQNHTYRPNRPLTHQEEQQSVGQLREVSNKAHNAELKLFLEVELGLDLRPIPPPDKTKEDILLFFKLYDPEKEELRFVGRIFVKGTGKPVDILTRLNEMAGFAANEEIELYEEIKFEPSVMCEHIDKKLTFRSSQLEDGDIICFQKSSPVDSDEQYRYPDVPSFLEYVHNRQVVHFRSLEKPKEDDFCLELSKLNTYDDVVERVARQLGLDDPSKIRLTSHNCYSQQPKPQPIKFRGVEHLSDMLVHYNQTSDILYYEVLDIPLPELQGLKTLKVAFHSAVKDEVVIHSIRLPKQSTVADVINDLKTKVELSHPNAELRLLEVFYHKIYKIFPPSEKIENINDQYWTLRAEEIPEEEKNLGPHDRLIHVYHFTKDTSQNQMQVQNFGEPFFLIIHEGETLAEVKVRIQKKLQVPDEEFTKWKFAFLSLGRPEYLQDSDIVSSRFQRRDVYGAWEQYLGLEHSDSAPKRAYAANQNRHTFEKPVKIYN; from the exons ATGTTGGTCCCTCATTCGGATTTCGCCGACGGTCCCCAGCCAATGGAAG TTGCACAAGCGGAGACTGCCAGTACAGTTGAGAACCAGCCAGTTGAGGATCCTCCGTCTTCGAGATTCACGTGGACGATTGAAAACTTTACTAGGTTGAACGCCAAGAAGCACTACTCTGATGTTTTCTTTGTCGGCGGTTTTAAATG GCGGGTGCTCATTTTTCCCAAGGGAAACAACGTGGACCATTTGTCCATGTATCTAGATGTAGCTGATTCGGTGAATTTGCCTTATGGATGGAGTAGATATGCCCAATTCAGCTTGGCTGTGATTAATCAAATCCATAACAAATACACAGTTAGAAAAG ACACACAGCATCAATTCAATGCTCGAGAGAGTGACTGGGGTTTTACGTCGTTCATGCCTCTCAGTGAACTGTATGACCCTGGTAGAGGATATCTTGTGAATGATACGGTCATTGTTGAAGCTGAGGTTGCTGTCCGAAGGGTTGTGGATTACTGGACCTACGACTCCAAAAAGGAAACAGGTTATGTTGGACTCAAGAACCAAGGGGCAACCTGTTACATGAATTCTCTCCTCCAAACTCTGTATCATATCCCCTATTTTAGAAAG GCTGTTTACCATATGCCAACAACTGAGAATGATATGCCATCGGGGAGCATCCCTCTGGCTCTACAGAGCTTATTCTATAAGCTTCAGTACAGTGACAACAGTGTTGCAACAAAAGAGCTGACCAAGTCTTTTGGATGGGACACATATGATTCATTCATGCAACATGACGTCCAAGAACTTAATAGAGTTCTTTGTGAAAAGCTGGAAGATAAAATGAAG GGAACTGTAGTGGAGGGTACAATACAACAGTTGTTCGAAGGGCACCATATGAACTACATTGAATGCATCAATGTGGACTACAAGTCTACAAGAAAGGAGTCATTTTATG ACCTTCAGCTTGATGTCAAAGGCTGTCGAGACGTTTATGCTTCTTTTGATAAGTACGTGGAAGTTGAACGCCTTGAGGGTGATAACAAGTATCATGCTGAGCAACATGGATTGCAG GATGCTAGGAAGGGTGTCCTGTTCATTGATTTCCCTCCTGTCCTTCAGCTTCAGCTAAAACGGTTTGAGTATGATTTCATGCGGGACACTATGGTTAAG ATAAATGACCGTTATGAGTTCCCTCTGCAATTAGACCTCGATAGAGAGAATGGAAAATATTTGTCGCCTGATGCAGATCGTAGAGTTcgcaacctctatacccttcaCAG TGTTTTGGTTCACAGTGGCGGGGTGCATGGTGGACATTATTATGCTTTTATCAGGCCAACCCTTTCTGATCAATG GTTCAAGTTTGATGATGAACGGGTAACAAAAGAAGATGTGAAGAGGGCCTTGGAGGAGCAGTATGGCGGTGAGGAAGAG TTACCTCAGACAAATCCTGGCTTCAACAACACACCATTTAAGTTTACGAAGTATTCCAATGCATACATGCTTGTGTATATACGTGAAAGTGACAAAGATAAAATAATTTGTAACGTGGATGAGAAGGACATAGCTGAACACCTTAGG ATAAGGCTgaagaaagaacaagaagaaaaggagcacaagaaaaaggaaaaagcagAGGCACACCTTTATACCATCATAAAG GTTGCACGGAATGAGGATCTTGTTGAGCAGATTGGGAGGGATATTTATTTTGATCTTGTGGATCATGACAAAGTCCGGAGCTTCCGTATTCAAAAACAAATGCCTTTTACTCTTTTCAAG GAAGAGGTTGCTAAAGATTTTGGCATACCAGTGCAATTCCAGCGCTTTTGGCTGTGGGCAAAGCGGCAAAACCATACTTATCGTCCAAACCGGCCATTAACTCACCAGGAAGAGCAACAATCT GTTGGACAATTGAGGGAGGTTTCGAATAAAGCGCATAATGCGGAACTAAAGTTATTCTTGGAAGTGGAGCTTGGGCTG GATTTGCGTCCTATTCCTCCACCCGACAAGACAAAAGAGGATATTCTGCTTTTTTTCAAGCTATATGATCCTGAGAAGGAGGAGCTCCG GTTTGTTGGAAGGATTTTTGTTAAGGGTACTGGCAAGCCTGTGGATATCTTAACAAGGCTTAATGAAATGGCTGGCTTTGCCGCGAATGAGGAAATTGAGCTTTATGAG GAAATTAAGTTTGAGCCTAGTGTCATGTGTGAACATATTGACAAGAAACTCACATTTCGATCTAGCCAG CTTGAGGATGGGGACATTATTTGTTTCCAGAAATCTTCTCCTGTTGACAGCGATGAACAATACCGATATCCTGATGTTCCATCATTTTTGGAATATGTACATAATCGCCAG GTTGTTCATTTCCGATCTCTTGAGAAGCCAAAGGAGGATGATTTTTGTTTGGAGCT GTCAAAGCTTAACACATACGATGATGTCGTGGAAAGAGTTGCTCGCCAACTTGGCTTGgatgatccatccaaaattaGGCTCACATCCCACAATTGTTACTCTCAGCAGCCTAAACCCCAACCAATCAAGTTCCGGGGGGTGGAGCATTTATCAGACATGCTGGTCCACTACAATCAG ACTTCCGATATCTTGTATTATGAAGTATTGGATATCCCTCTGCCTGAATTGCAAGGCTTGAAAACTTTGAAAGTTGCTTTTCATTCGGCTGTAAAGGATGAG gTGGTCATTCATAGTATAAGACTTCCGAAACAGAGTACAGTTGCAGATGTAATTAATGACCTAAAAACTAAG GTCGAGCTGTCTCATCCCAATGCCGAACTCCGATTGCTTGAAGTGTTCTATCACAAGATCTATAAG ATCTTTCCCCCCAGTGAAAAGATAGAGAACATAAATGATCAGTACTGGACATTGCGAGCTGAGGAG ATTcctgaagaagagaagaacctTGGCCCTCATGACCGCTTGATTCATGTTTACCACTTCACAAAAGATACTTCCCAAAACCAGATG CAGGTTCAGAACTTTGGAGAGCCCTTTTTCCTGATCATTCATGAAGGCGAGACTTTAGCTGAAGTTAAAGTGCGTATACAGAAGAAATTGCAGGTTCCAGATGAGGAGTTCACCAAG TGGAAATTTGCATTTTTGTCATTGGGTCGTCCTGAGTATCTTCAAGATTCTGACATTGTATCCAGTCGTTTTCAG AGAAGAGATGTTTATGGAGCTTGGGAGCAGTATCTTGGACTGGAGCACTCTGACAGTGCTCCTAAAAGGGCTTATGCAGCTAATCAG AACCGTCATACATTTGAGAAGCCGGTAAAAATCTACAACTAG
- the LOC122086487 gene encoding ubiquitin C-terminal hydrolase 12 isoform X6 — protein sequence MTMMTPPPLDQEDEEMLVPHSDFADGPQPMEVVAQAETASTVENQPVEDPPSSRFTWTIENFTRLNAKKHYSDVFFVGGFKWRVLIFPKGNNVDHLSMYLDVADSVNLPYGWSRYAQFSLAVINQIHNKYTVRKDTQHQFNARESDWGFTSFMPLSELYDPGRGYLVNDTVIVEAEVAVRRVVDYWTYDSKKETGYVGLKNQGATCYMNSLLQTLYHIPYFRKAVYHMPTTENDMPSGSIPLALQSLFYKLQYSDNSVATKELTKSFGWDTYDSFMQHDVQELNRVLCEKLEDKMKGTVVEGTIQQLFEGHHMNYIECINVDYKSTRKESFYDLQLDVKGCRDVYASFDKYVEVERLEGDNKYHAEQHGLQDARKGVLFIDFPPVLQLQLKRFEYDFMRDTMVKINDRYEFPLQLDLDRENGKYLSPDADRRVRNLYTLHSVLVHSGGVHGGHYYAFIRPTLSDQWFKFDDERVTKEDVKRALEEQYGGEEELPQTNPGFNNTPFKFTKYSNAYMLVYIRESDKDKIICNVDEKDIAEHLRIRLKKEQEEKEHKKKEKAEAHLYTIIKVARNEDLVEQIGRDIYFDLVDHDKVRSFRIQKQMPFTLFKEEVAKDFGIPVQFQRFWLWAKRQNHTYRPNRPLTHQEEQQSVGQLREVSNKAHNAELKLFLEVELGLDLRPIPPPDKTKEDILLFFKLYDPEKEELRFVGRIFVKGTGKPVDILTRLNEMAGFAANEEIELYEEIKFEPSVMCEHIDKKLTFRSSQLEDGDIICFQKSSPVDSDEQYRYPDVPSFLEYVHNRQVVHFRSLEKPKEDDFCLELSKLNTYDDVVERVARQLGLDDPSKIRLTSHNCYSQQPKPQPIKFRGVEHLSDMLVHYNQTSDILYYEVLDIPLPELQGLKTLKVAFHSAVKDEVVIHSIRLPKQSTVADVINDLKTKVELSHPNAELRLLEVFYHKIYKIFPPSEKIENINDQYWTLRAEEIPEEEKNLGPHDRLIHVYHFTKDTSQNQMQVQNFGEPFFLIIHEGETLAEVKVRIQKKLQVPDEEFTKWKFAFLSLGRPEYLQDSDIVSSRFQRRDVYGAWEQYLGLEHSDSAPKRAYAANQNRHTFEKPVKIYN from the exons ATGACTATGATGACTCCTCCACCGTTAGAT CAGGAAGACGAAGAGATGTTGGTCCCTCATTCGGATTTCGCCGACGGTCCCCAGCCAATGGAAG TAGTTGCACAAGCGGAGACTGCCAGTACAGTTGAGAACCAGCCAGTTGAGGATCCTCCGTCTTCGAGATTCACGTGGACGATTGAAAACTTTACTAGGTTGAACGCCAAGAAGCACTACTCTGATGTTTTCTTTGTCGGCGGTTTTAAATG GCGGGTGCTCATTTTTCCCAAGGGAAACAACGTGGACCATTTGTCCATGTATCTAGATGTAGCTGATTCGGTGAATTTGCCTTATGGATGGAGTAGATATGCCCAATTCAGCTTGGCTGTGATTAATCAAATCCATAACAAATACACAGTTAGAAAAG ACACACAGCATCAATTCAATGCTCGAGAGAGTGACTGGGGTTTTACGTCGTTCATGCCTCTCAGTGAACTGTATGACCCTGGTAGAGGATATCTTGTGAATGATACGGTCATTGTTGAAGCTGAGGTTGCTGTCCGAAGGGTTGTGGATTACTGGACCTACGACTCCAAAAAGGAAACAGGTTATGTTGGACTCAAGAACCAAGGGGCAACCTGTTACATGAATTCTCTCCTCCAAACTCTGTATCATATCCCCTATTTTAGAAAG GCTGTTTACCATATGCCAACAACTGAGAATGATATGCCATCGGGGAGCATCCCTCTGGCTCTACAGAGCTTATTCTATAAGCTTCAGTACAGTGACAACAGTGTTGCAACAAAAGAGCTGACCAAGTCTTTTGGATGGGACACATATGATTCATTCATGCAACATGACGTCCAAGAACTTAATAGAGTTCTTTGTGAAAAGCTGGAAGATAAAATGAAG GGAACTGTAGTGGAGGGTACAATACAACAGTTGTTCGAAGGGCACCATATGAACTACATTGAATGCATCAATGTGGACTACAAGTCTACAAGAAAGGAGTCATTTTATG ACCTTCAGCTTGATGTCAAAGGCTGTCGAGACGTTTATGCTTCTTTTGATAAGTACGTGGAAGTTGAACGCCTTGAGGGTGATAACAAGTATCATGCTGAGCAACATGGATTGCAG GATGCTAGGAAGGGTGTCCTGTTCATTGATTTCCCTCCTGTCCTTCAGCTTCAGCTAAAACGGTTTGAGTATGATTTCATGCGGGACACTATGGTTAAG ATAAATGACCGTTATGAGTTCCCTCTGCAATTAGACCTCGATAGAGAGAATGGAAAATATTTGTCGCCTGATGCAGATCGTAGAGTTcgcaacctctatacccttcaCAG TGTTTTGGTTCACAGTGGCGGGGTGCATGGTGGACATTATTATGCTTTTATCAGGCCAACCCTTTCTGATCAATG GTTCAAGTTTGATGATGAACGGGTAACAAAAGAAGATGTGAAGAGGGCCTTGGAGGAGCAGTATGGCGGTGAGGAAGAG TTACCTCAGACAAATCCTGGCTTCAACAACACACCATTTAAGTTTACGAAGTATTCCAATGCATACATGCTTGTGTATATACGTGAAAGTGACAAAGATAAAATAATTTGTAACGTGGATGAGAAGGACATAGCTGAACACCTTAGG ATAAGGCTgaagaaagaacaagaagaaaaggagcacaagaaaaaggaaaaagcagAGGCACACCTTTATACCATCATAAAG GTTGCACGGAATGAGGATCTTGTTGAGCAGATTGGGAGGGATATTTATTTTGATCTTGTGGATCATGACAAAGTCCGGAGCTTCCGTATTCAAAAACAAATGCCTTTTACTCTTTTCAAG GAAGAGGTTGCTAAAGATTTTGGCATACCAGTGCAATTCCAGCGCTTTTGGCTGTGGGCAAAGCGGCAAAACCATACTTATCGTCCAAACCGGCCATTAACTCACCAGGAAGAGCAACAATCT GTTGGACAATTGAGGGAGGTTTCGAATAAAGCGCATAATGCGGAACTAAAGTTATTCTTGGAAGTGGAGCTTGGGCTG GATTTGCGTCCTATTCCTCCACCCGACAAGACAAAAGAGGATATTCTGCTTTTTTTCAAGCTATATGATCCTGAGAAGGAGGAGCTCCG GTTTGTTGGAAGGATTTTTGTTAAGGGTACTGGCAAGCCTGTGGATATCTTAACAAGGCTTAATGAAATGGCTGGCTTTGCCGCGAATGAGGAAATTGAGCTTTATGAG GAAATTAAGTTTGAGCCTAGTGTCATGTGTGAACATATTGACAAGAAACTCACATTTCGATCTAGCCAG CTTGAGGATGGGGACATTATTTGTTTCCAGAAATCTTCTCCTGTTGACAGCGATGAACAATACCGATATCCTGATGTTCCATCATTTTTGGAATATGTACATAATCGCCAG GTTGTTCATTTCCGATCTCTTGAGAAGCCAAAGGAGGATGATTTTTGTTTGGAGCT GTCAAAGCTTAACACATACGATGATGTCGTGGAAAGAGTTGCTCGCCAACTTGGCTTGgatgatccatccaaaattaGGCTCACATCCCACAATTGTTACTCTCAGCAGCCTAAACCCCAACCAATCAAGTTCCGGGGGGTGGAGCATTTATCAGACATGCTGGTCCACTACAATCAG ACTTCCGATATCTTGTATTATGAAGTATTGGATATCCCTCTGCCTGAATTGCAAGGCTTGAAAACTTTGAAAGTTGCTTTTCATTCGGCTGTAAAGGATGAG gTGGTCATTCATAGTATAAGACTTCCGAAACAGAGTACAGTTGCAGATGTAATTAATGACCTAAAAACTAAG GTCGAGCTGTCTCATCCCAATGCCGAACTCCGATTGCTTGAAGTGTTCTATCACAAGATCTATAAG ATCTTTCCCCCCAGTGAAAAGATAGAGAACATAAATGATCAGTACTGGACATTGCGAGCTGAGGAG ATTcctgaagaagagaagaacctTGGCCCTCATGACCGCTTGATTCATGTTTACCACTTCACAAAAGATACTTCCCAAAACCAGATG CAGGTTCAGAACTTTGGAGAGCCCTTTTTCCTGATCATTCATGAAGGCGAGACTTTAGCTGAAGTTAAAGTGCGTATACAGAAGAAATTGCAGGTTCCAGATGAGGAGTTCACCAAG TGGAAATTTGCATTTTTGTCATTGGGTCGTCCTGAGTATCTTCAAGATTCTGACATTGTATCCAGTCGTTTTCAG AGAAGAGATGTTTATGGAGCTTGGGAGCAGTATCTTGGACTGGAGCACTCTGACAGTGCTCCTAAAAGGGCTTATGCAGCTAATCAG AACCGTCATACATTTGAGAAGCCGGTAAAAATCTACAACTAG